One Catenulispora sp. GP43 genomic window carries:
- a CDS encoding slipin family protein, which yields MITALVSAIIAAAAAGAAAFGASLRTVKQYERGIVFRFGRALDSVRQPGLTRIIPGVDRLRTVNMQVVTMPVPAQEGITRDNVTVRVDAVVYFRVIDPARALIYVQDYKYAVSLVAQTSLRSIIGKSLLDDLLSNREPLNQGMELMLETPATGWGVEIDRVEIKDVALPESMKRSMARQAEADRERRARIITADGEFQASSKLSDAARIMAETPAALQLRLLQTIVEVAAEKNSTLVLPFPVELLRFLESAGGGAPPAAVKAAQKAVDALTSEEPEAAEAAEAVETGSETIAIEGAEADGATASEQVPAVDPATDMEPPADAIARPLTEPLVEMPHWKDVPEAKDVSDS from the coding sequence ATGATCACTGCGCTCGTGAGTGCCATCATCGCCGCGGCGGCGGCGGGGGCGGCAGCCTTCGGTGCCTCGCTGCGCACCGTGAAACAGTACGAGCGGGGCATCGTCTTCCGCTTCGGCCGGGCCCTGGACAGCGTCCGGCAACCGGGCCTGACCCGGATCATCCCCGGCGTGGACCGGCTGCGCACGGTCAACATGCAGGTCGTGACCATGCCGGTGCCGGCTCAGGAGGGCATCACCCGGGACAACGTCACGGTGCGGGTGGACGCGGTCGTCTATTTCCGGGTCATCGACCCGGCTCGCGCGCTCATCTACGTGCAGGACTACAAGTACGCCGTGTCACTGGTCGCCCAGACCTCGCTGCGCTCGATCATCGGCAAGAGCCTGCTCGACGACCTGCTGTCCAACCGCGAGCCGCTCAACCAGGGCATGGAGCTGATGCTGGAGACCCCGGCGACCGGCTGGGGCGTGGAGATCGACCGGGTCGAGATCAAGGACGTGGCGCTTCCGGAGTCGATGAAGCGCTCGATGGCCCGCCAGGCCGAGGCCGATCGCGAGCGCCGGGCCCGCATCATCACCGCCGACGGCGAGTTCCAGGCCTCCAGCAAACTCTCCGACGCCGCGCGGATCATGGCCGAGACGCCGGCGGCCCTGCAGCTGCGGCTGTTGCAGACGATCGTCGAGGTCGCGGCGGAGAAGAACTCGACGCTGGTCCTGCCGTTCCCGGTCGAGTTGCTGCGCTTCCTGGAGAGCGCCGGCGGCGGAGCCCCACCCGCGGCGGTGAAGGCCGCCCAGAAGGCGGTCGACGCGCTGACCTCGGAAGAGCCCGAGGCGGCCGAGGCGGCCGAGGCGGTGGAGACCGGGTCGGAGACGATCGCGATCGAGGGCGCGGAGGCCGACGGCGCCACCGCCTCGGAGCAGGTTCCGGCCGTGGATCCGGCCACCGACATGGAGCCCCCGGCCGACGCCATCGCCAGGCCGTTGACCGAGCCTCTGGTCGAGATGCCGCACTGGAAGGACGTGCCGGAGGCTAAGGACGTGTCGGACTCTTAA
- a CDS encoding acyl-CoA dehydrogenase family protein — protein MSFVEPEERVALRQAVRDLAKRYGPDYVRKQAKAGLKSTELWDEVGRAGFLGVNLPVEYGGGGGGMADLAAVGEELARAGCPLLLIVVSPAICGTIISRFGTEHQKRKWLPGISDGSFKMAFGITEPDAGSNSHKITTTVRRDGDEWVLSGQKVFISGVDESDAVLVVSRTKDAATGNLKPALMVVPTDAPGFTKTMIEMEIAGPEKQFQLFFDDVRLPADALIGDEDAGLLQLFAGLNPERIMAAAFAIGTAKYALDKAADYAKTRTVWRDRPIGTHQGVAHPLAQAAVHVELAKVMTQKAAWLYDSGDDLGAGEAANMAKFAAADAAVEAVDQAIQTHGGNGLATEYGLAPLLAATRVTRIAPVSREMILNFVAQHTLGLPKSY, from the coding sequence ATGAGCTTCGTGGAGCCCGAGGAGCGCGTTGCGCTCCGCCAGGCGGTGCGCGACCTGGCCAAGCGGTACGGACCGGACTACGTGCGCAAGCAGGCCAAGGCCGGCTTGAAGTCGACCGAGCTGTGGGACGAGGTGGGCCGGGCCGGCTTCCTCGGCGTGAACCTGCCGGTCGAGTACGGCGGCGGAGGCGGCGGCATGGCCGATCTGGCGGCGGTCGGCGAGGAGCTGGCCCGCGCCGGCTGCCCGCTGCTGCTGATCGTGGTGTCCCCGGCCATCTGCGGCACCATCATCAGCCGCTTCGGGACCGAGCACCAGAAGCGGAAGTGGCTGCCCGGGATCTCCGACGGCTCGTTCAAGATGGCATTCGGCATCACCGAGCCGGACGCCGGCTCCAACTCGCACAAGATCACCACCACGGTGCGCCGCGACGGCGACGAGTGGGTCCTGTCCGGGCAGAAGGTCTTCATCTCCGGCGTCGACGAGTCCGACGCGGTCCTGGTCGTGTCCCGGACCAAGGACGCGGCCACGGGCAACCTGAAGCCGGCGCTCATGGTGGTCCCCACCGACGCCCCGGGCTTCACCAAGACCATGATCGAGATGGAGATCGCCGGCCCGGAGAAGCAGTTCCAGCTCTTCTTCGACGACGTCCGCCTGCCCGCCGACGCCCTGATCGGCGACGAGGACGCCGGCCTGCTCCAGCTGTTCGCGGGCCTGAACCCGGAGCGCATCATGGCCGCGGCCTTCGCGATCGGCACCGCGAAGTACGCCCTGGACAAGGCCGCCGACTACGCGAAGACCCGGACGGTCTGGCGCGACCGCCCCATCGGCACCCACCAGGGCGTGGCGCACCCGCTGGCCCAGGCCGCGGTCCACGTCGAGCTGGCCAAGGTGATGACGCAGAAGGCGGCCTGGCTCTACGACAGCGGCGACGACCTCGGCGCCGGCGAAGCCGCGAACATGGCGAAGTTCGCCGCGGCCGACGCCGCCGTGGAGGCCGTCGACCAGGCCATCCAGACCCACGGCGGCAACGGCCTGGCGACCGAGTACGGCCTGGCGCCGCTGCTCGCGGCGACCCGGGTGACCCGGATCGCGCCGGTCAGCCGGGAGATGATCCTGAACTTCGTCGCGCAGCACACGCTGGGGCTTCCGAAGTCGTACTAG
- a CDS encoding O-acetyl-ADP-ribose deacetylase — translation MSQPRITLARGDITKQDVDAIVNAANSSLLGGGGVDGAIHRAGGPEILEACRALRASHYGRGLSTGQAVATTAGRLPARWVIHTVGPVYSRDEDRSALLAACHTNSLEVADTLGATTVAFPAISTGIFGWPIADAARIAVATVSAATTAVEEVRFVLFDDSAYETFVQATQQ, via the coding sequence ATGTCCCAGCCCCGCATCACCCTGGCCCGCGGCGACATCACCAAGCAGGACGTGGACGCGATCGTGAACGCGGCCAACTCCTCGCTGCTCGGCGGCGGCGGAGTCGACGGAGCCATCCACCGCGCGGGCGGCCCGGAGATCCTGGAAGCCTGCCGCGCACTGCGCGCCTCGCACTACGGCCGCGGCCTGTCCACCGGCCAAGCCGTGGCCACCACCGCCGGCCGCCTCCCAGCCCGCTGGGTCATCCACACCGTCGGCCCGGTCTACTCCCGCGACGAGGACCGCTCAGCCCTGCTGGCCGCGTGTCACACCAACTCCCTGGAAGTCGCGGACACCCTCGGCGCCACGACCGTCGCCTTCCCCGCCATCTCCACGGGCATCTTCGGCTGGCCGATCGCCGACGCCGCACGCATCGCCGTCGCCACCGTCAGCGCCGCGACGACCGCCGTCGAGGAAGTCCGCTTCGTGCTGTTCGACGACAGCGCCTACGAGACCTTCGTCCAGGCCACGCAGCAGTGA
- a CDS encoding MFS transporter has protein sequence MSATEEKAVVPPAADGRKWWALGGLALSLLVVGLDLTVLNVALPTLATSLKASTSQLQWFANSYNLALAIALLPGGLLGDRFGRKRILVIALTAFGVASGFCAFASNAGELIAWRAVLGVGAALLIPLSMSVLTVLFTPEERPRAMGIWATANMLGIPLGPILGGWLLDHYWWGSVFLINLPVVVIALIAVVWLVPESRAERKPRIDLPGLATSAVGLAAVTYGLIKAGDTGWGSAQALVPLIGGLAVLLWFVQLQRGPKQTLIDLELFRARGFTWGTILATIVSFALFGLMFTLPQFYQAVEGADALGTGLRLLPMIAGLMAGVRIGQPFLKKVGPAPLIGAGFLLLAASLMIGSTTGVHDGYGFVAIWLTIGGVGVGLAMPITMTVALDELTAERAGVGSGLLMTIRQIGGTCAVAILGTVLNGQYRSHLAPAVAHLPAEAAAAATRSAGSGVAVAGALHSPSLLESVRSALVHATSMTMWVSTGFAVIGVLAATQLPRRARVTEKGSEAAESSRDLLNAAD, from the coding sequence ATGTCAGCGACAGAAGAGAAAGCAGTGGTCCCGCCGGCGGCGGACGGCCGCAAGTGGTGGGCGCTCGGCGGTCTGGCGCTGAGCCTGCTGGTGGTGGGGCTGGACCTGACGGTGCTGAACGTCGCGCTGCCGACGCTGGCCACGTCGCTGAAGGCCTCGACCAGCCAGCTGCAGTGGTTCGCGAACTCCTACAACCTGGCGCTCGCCATCGCGCTGCTGCCCGGCGGGCTACTCGGCGACCGGTTCGGCCGCAAGCGGATCCTGGTCATCGCGCTGACCGCGTTCGGCGTCGCTTCGGGCTTCTGCGCCTTCGCCTCCAACGCCGGCGAGCTGATCGCCTGGCGCGCGGTGCTCGGCGTCGGCGCGGCGCTGCTGATCCCGCTGAGCATGAGCGTGCTGACGGTGCTGTTCACGCCGGAGGAACGGCCGCGCGCCATGGGCATCTGGGCCACCGCCAACATGCTGGGCATCCCGCTCGGCCCGATCCTGGGCGGCTGGCTGCTGGACCACTACTGGTGGGGCTCGGTGTTCCTGATCAACTTGCCGGTCGTCGTGATCGCCCTGATCGCGGTGGTCTGGCTGGTCCCGGAGTCCCGCGCCGAGCGCAAGCCGCGCATCGACCTGCCGGGCCTGGCCACCTCGGCGGTCGGCCTGGCCGCGGTCACCTATGGCCTGATCAAGGCCGGGGACACCGGCTGGGGCTCGGCCCAGGCGCTGGTCCCGCTGATCGGCGGGCTGGCGGTGCTGCTCTGGTTCGTCCAGCTCCAGCGCGGTCCGAAGCAGACGCTCATCGACCTGGAACTGTTCCGAGCCCGCGGCTTCACCTGGGGCACCATCCTGGCCACCATCGTCAGCTTCGCCCTGTTCGGCCTGATGTTCACGCTGCCGCAGTTCTACCAGGCGGTCGAGGGCGCCGACGCGCTCGGCACGGGTCTGCGGCTGCTGCCGATGATCGCCGGCCTGATGGCCGGGGTCCGGATCGGGCAGCCGTTCCTGAAGAAGGTGGGGCCGGCCCCGCTGATCGGCGCCGGCTTCCTGCTGCTGGCCGCCTCGCTGATGATCGGCAGCACCACCGGCGTGCACGACGGCTACGGCTTCGTGGCGATCTGGCTCACCATCGGTGGCGTCGGCGTGGGCCTGGCGATGCCGATCACCATGACCGTCGCCCTGGACGAGCTCACCGCCGAGCGCGCCGGGGTCGGCTCCGGCCTGCTGATGACCATCCGCCAGATCGGCGGCACCTGCGCGGTGGCGATCCTGGGCACGGTCCTGAACGGCCAGTACCGCAGCCACCTGGCACCGGCCGTGGCCCACCTGCCGGCCGAGGCGGCCGCGGCGGCCACCCGCAGCGCCGGCTCCGGCGTGGCGGTCGCCGGCGCACTGCACTCGCCTTCGCTCCTGGAGTCGGTGCGCTCGGCCCTGGTGCACGCCACGAGCATGACGATGTGGGTCAGCACAGGCTTCGCGGTGATCGGCGTCCTGGCCGCCACGCAGCTTCCCCGCCGGGCCCGGGTGACCGAGAAGGGGTCCGAGGCAGCAGAATCGAGTCGTGATCTCCTCAATGCCGCCGACTGA
- a CDS encoding LLM class flavin-dependent oxidoreductase, producing the protein MELRMGIKTTPMHVSYEDIRRVWQEADEIPEIADAWLWDHMMPLAGDRGGPALEGWTTLAALAGQTSRLRMGLLVTSNRFRSPAVLGKMATTVDVISGGRLIMGLGVGGTVQPPDTGGIPGENPGVMEYAAYGIPLISPREGIARLVETVTILRRMWTEDAFDFEGPFTTLVGNRNAPKPVRPAGPPLLIGGWGDRTLRVVAEHADIWNIPGPPHNSVESLAERSRVLDRLCAAAGRDPGEVVRSVQVIVAEDGAAEAREAIAELVGVGFRHVVVGSRRMYQDGGMKWLVEEVIRPGVEVGVG; encoded by the coding sequence ATGGAGTTGAGGATGGGCATCAAGACCACGCCGATGCATGTGTCGTACGAGGACATACGCCGGGTGTGGCAGGAGGCTGACGAGATACCGGAGATCGCCGACGCCTGGCTGTGGGACCACATGATGCCGCTGGCCGGCGATCGGGGCGGACCGGCGTTGGAGGGCTGGACGACGCTCGCGGCGCTGGCTGGGCAGACGTCGCGGCTGCGGATGGGGCTGCTGGTGACGAGCAACCGGTTCCGGTCGCCGGCGGTGCTGGGGAAGATGGCGACGACGGTGGACGTGATCTCGGGCGGCCGGCTGATCATGGGCCTGGGGGTCGGCGGGACGGTGCAGCCCCCGGACACCGGCGGGATCCCGGGGGAGAACCCGGGGGTGATGGAGTACGCCGCGTATGGCATACCGCTGATCAGCCCGCGCGAGGGGATAGCGCGGCTGGTCGAGACGGTGACCATCCTGCGGAGGATGTGGACCGAGGACGCGTTCGACTTCGAGGGCCCGTTCACCACGCTGGTCGGGAACCGGAACGCGCCGAAGCCGGTCCGGCCGGCGGGCCCGCCGCTGCTGATCGGCGGATGGGGCGACCGGACGCTGCGGGTGGTGGCGGAGCACGCCGACATCTGGAACATACCCGGGCCGCCGCACAACTCGGTGGAGTCGCTGGCCGAGCGCTCGCGGGTGCTGGACCGGCTGTGTGCGGCGGCGGGGCGGGATCCGGGGGAGGTGGTGCGGTCGGTGCAGGTGATCGTGGCGGAGGACGGGGCCGCCGAGGCTCGGGAGGCGATCGCGGAGTTGGTGGGGGTCGGGTTCCGGCATGTGGTGGTCGGGTCGCGGCGGATGTATCAGGACGGGGGGATGAAGTGGTTGGTGGAGGAGGTGATACGGCCGGGGGTTGAGGTGGGGGTCGGGTGA
- the thrS gene encoding threonine--tRNA ligase has product MSDFAVTIADGPSRDERTVTVGTTLADLFAGDRSVVAARLTDPAGTRLVDLATLAKAGDLVEPVPADSEDGRAIIRHSTAHVLAQAVQQAFPEAKLGIGPPIRNGFYYDFDVERPFTPEDLKVLESRMQAIIKQGQLFSRRPVTDEDARKELADEPFKLELIGLKGKASADDAGEGVDVEVGAGELTIYDNLDAKTGDLCWKDLCRGPHVPNTRFIPAFKLMRSAAAYWRGSEKNPQLQRIYGTAWETRDALKAHLEFLAEAEKRDHRKIGAELDLFSFPDELGSGLPVFHPKGGTIRRVMEDYSRKRHEEAGYEFVNTPHITKGNLYEISGHLDWYKDGMFPPMVLDEGHGKQEYYLKPMNCPMHNLIYRARGKSYRDLPLRLFEFGTVYRYEKSGVVHGLTRVRGLTQDDAHIYCTREQMRDELVSLLRFVLDLLRDYGLNDFYLELSTKDPEKYVGTDEEWELATDTLREVAEGEDLELVMDPGGAAFYGPKISVQARDAIGRTWQMSTIQLDFQLPQRFDLEYQAADGSRQRPIMIHRALFGSIERFFGVLTEHYAGAFPAWLAPVQVVGIPITDAHVPYLELVAAKLRAEGIRVEIDSSDDRMQKKIRNAQKQKIPYMLLAGDDDVAKAAVSFRYRSGEQNNGVPVDEAVAEIVKAVRERI; this is encoded by the coding sequence GTGTCCGACTTCGCAGTGACGATCGCCGACGGCCCAAGCCGGGACGAGCGGACGGTCACGGTCGGCACGACGCTGGCGGACCTGTTCGCCGGCGACCGCTCCGTCGTCGCCGCCCGCCTGACCGACCCGGCCGGAACCCGGCTGGTCGACCTCGCCACCCTGGCCAAGGCCGGTGACCTGGTCGAGCCGGTCCCCGCCGACTCCGAGGACGGCCGGGCGATCATCCGCCACTCCACCGCCCACGTGCTGGCCCAGGCCGTGCAGCAGGCGTTCCCGGAGGCCAAGCTCGGCATCGGCCCGCCGATCCGCAACGGCTTCTACTACGACTTCGACGTCGAGCGGCCGTTCACCCCCGAGGACCTGAAGGTCCTCGAGAGCCGGATGCAGGCGATCATCAAGCAGGGGCAGCTGTTCTCCCGGCGCCCGGTCACGGATGAGGACGCCCGCAAGGAGCTCGCCGACGAGCCGTTCAAGCTGGAGCTGATCGGGCTCAAGGGCAAGGCCTCCGCCGACGACGCCGGCGAGGGCGTGGACGTCGAGGTCGGCGCCGGCGAGCTGACCATCTACGACAACCTGGACGCCAAGACCGGCGACCTGTGCTGGAAGGACCTGTGCCGGGGCCCGCACGTGCCCAACACCCGGTTCATCCCGGCGTTCAAGCTGATGCGTTCGGCGGCCGCCTACTGGCGCGGCAGCGAGAAGAACCCGCAGCTGCAGCGCATCTACGGAACCGCCTGGGAGACCCGGGACGCGCTCAAGGCGCACCTGGAGTTCCTGGCCGAGGCCGAGAAGCGCGACCACCGCAAGATCGGTGCGGAGCTGGACCTGTTCTCCTTCCCGGACGAGCTCGGTAGCGGTCTGCCTGTCTTCCACCCCAAGGGCGGCACCATCCGTCGGGTCATGGAGGACTACTCCCGTAAGCGGCACGAAGAGGCCGGGTACGAGTTCGTTAATACGCCGCACATCACTAAGGGGAACCTGTACGAGATCTCGGGCCACCTCGACTGGTACAAGGACGGGATGTTCCCGCCTATGGTGCTGGACGAGGGACACGGCAAGCAGGAGTACTACCTGAAGCCGATGAACTGCCCGATGCACAACCTGATCTACCGTGCGCGCGGTAAGTCCTACCGCGACCTGCCGCTGCGGCTGTTCGAGTTTGGCACCGTCTACCGCTATGAGAAGTCGGGCGTGGTGCACGGACTGACCCGAGTCCGTGGACTCACGCAGGACGACGCGCACATCTACTGCACTCGCGAGCAGATGCGCGACGAGCTCGTCAGCCTGCTGCGGTTCGTGCTGGACCTGCTGCGCGACTACGGACTGAACGACTTCTACCTGGAGCTGTCCACTAAGGACCCGGAGAAGTACGTCGGTACCGATGAGGAGTGGGAACTCGCCACGGACACCCTGCGCGAAGTCGCCGAGGGCGAGGACCTGGAACTGGTCATGGACCCGGGCGGCGCGGCGTTCTACGGTCCGAAGATCTCGGTGCAGGCGCGCGACGCCATCGGCCGGACCTGGCAGATGTCGACCATCCAGCTGGACTTCCAGCTGCCGCAGCGGTTCGACCTGGAGTACCAGGCCGCCGACGGGTCGCGGCAGCGGCCGATCATGATCCACCGCGCGCTGTTCGGCTCCATCGAGCGCTTCTTCGGGGTGCTGACCGAGCACTACGCCGGCGCGTTCCCGGCCTGGCTGGCGCCGGTGCAGGTGGTCGGGATCCCGATCACCGACGCGCACGTGCCGTATCTGGAGCTGGTGGCGGCCAAGCTGCGCGCCGAGGGGATCCGGGTCGAGATCGACTCCTCGGACGACCGCATGCAGAAGAAGATCCGCAACGCGCAGAAGCAGAAGATCCCCTACATGCTGCTGGCCGGTGACGACGATGTGGCCAAGGCCGCAGTTTCGTTCCGGTACCGGAGTGGGGAGCAGAACAACGGGGTGCCGGTCGACGAGGCCGTCGCCGAGATTGTGAAGGCGGTGCGGGAGCGGATCTGA
- a CDS encoding MalY/PatB family protein, with protein sequence MKWRQYPEDVLPLWVAEMDVPTPEAVAEALVDAVRRGDTGYPLGDSYAEALGEFAVRRWGWDGVVAERAAIVPDVMLGVVEMLKLVTGPGDPVVVNSPVYPPFFDFVAHMDREVVEAPLGSDGRIDFGAMEAVFGQLAGEGRRGAFLLCNPQNPTGVVHTREELERVAELAASFGVRVVADEIHAPLVAVGEKFTPYLSVAGAEDGLALMSASKGWNLAGLKAAVAIAGPASAADLARMPEEVGHGPSHLGVIAHVAALRDGGDWLDALLAGLDENRVLLGRLLAECLPGVEWRPGPGTYLQWLDCRGLGLGDDPARVFLERGRVAVNSGIPFGSGGAGHVRINIATSPAVLTEAVERMAAAVAAVR encoded by the coding sequence ATGAAGTGGCGGCAGTATCCGGAGGATGTGCTGCCGTTGTGGGTGGCGGAGATGGATGTGCCGACGCCGGAGGCGGTTGCGGAGGCGCTAGTCGACGCTGTGCGGCGGGGTGATACCGGGTATCCGTTGGGGGATTCGTATGCGGAGGCTTTGGGCGAGTTCGCTGTGCGGCGGTGGGGGTGGGACGGCGTCGTGGCGGAGCGGGCGGCGATTGTTCCGGACGTGATGCTGGGTGTCGTGGAGATGCTGAAGCTGGTCACGGGGCCGGGGGATCCGGTGGTGGTGAACAGTCCGGTGTATCCGCCGTTCTTCGACTTCGTCGCGCATATGGATCGGGAGGTGGTCGAGGCGCCGTTGGGTTCTGATGGGCGGATCGACTTCGGGGCGATGGAGGCGGTGTTCGGGCAGCTTGCTGGGGAGGGGCGGCGGGGTGCTTTTCTGCTGTGCAATCCGCAGAATCCGACCGGGGTGGTGCATACGCGGGAGGAGTTGGAGCGGGTTGCCGAGCTGGCTGCGTCCTTCGGGGTGCGGGTGGTCGCGGATGAGATCCATGCGCCGTTGGTGGCGGTGGGGGAGAAGTTCACGCCGTACCTGAGCGTCGCCGGTGCGGAGGATGGGTTGGCGCTGATGTCGGCGTCGAAGGGGTGGAATCTGGCGGGGCTGAAGGCGGCTGTGGCGATCGCGGGTCCGGCCTCTGCCGCGGATCTTGCGCGGATGCCGGAGGAGGTGGGGCACGGGCCCAGCCATCTCGGCGTGATCGCCCATGTCGCGGCGTTGCGGGATGGTGGCGACTGGCTGGACGCGCTGCTCGCCGGTCTTGATGAGAACCGGGTGCTGCTCGGGCGGTTGCTGGCGGAGTGCCTGCCCGGTGTGGAGTGGCGTCCCGGGCCCGGGACGTATTTGCAGTGGCTGGACTGTCGGGGCTTGGGGTTGGGCGATGATCCGGCGCGGGTGTTCCTGGAACGAGGCCGGGTGGCGGTGAACTCGGGAATTCCGTTCGGGAGCGGGGGTGCCGGCCATGTGCGGATCAACATCGCGACGTCGCCGGCCGTCCTGACCGAGGCGGTCGAGCGGATGGCGGCGGCGGTGGCGGCGGTGCGGTGA
- a CDS encoding MarR family winged helix-turn-helix transcriptional regulator, whose amino-acid sequence MAELLTSRLGYLLKHAQLNFSQSGARALESLNITGRQLAVLVVLDAAEPLSQLDAAKELGVDRTTMVALVDELEDKGLVERRRSPDDRRKNIVELTAHGKNTLAEGERRHQETEKAFLAGLTPIEAELFVRILKRLAADAEAPDDQPEEEKKEK is encoded by the coding sequence ATGGCCGAACTGCTCACCTCCCGACTCGGCTACCTGCTGAAGCACGCGCAGCTGAACTTCTCGCAGTCAGGCGCCCGCGCCCTGGAGTCGTTGAACATCACCGGACGCCAGCTCGCCGTGCTGGTCGTCCTCGACGCCGCGGAGCCGCTGTCCCAGCTCGACGCGGCCAAGGAGCTCGGCGTCGACCGCACCACGATGGTCGCGCTGGTCGACGAGCTCGAGGACAAAGGCCTGGTGGAACGCCGTCGCAGCCCCGACGACCGCCGCAAGAACATCGTCGAGCTCACCGCGCACGGCAAGAACACCCTCGCCGAGGGCGAACGCCGCCATCAGGAGACCGAGAAGGCCTTCCTCGCCGGCCTCACCCCGATCGAGGCCGAGCTGTTCGTCCGCATCCTGAAGCGGCTGGCCGCCGACGCCGAAGCGCCGGACGACCAGCCCGAGGAAGAAAAGAAGGAGAAGTAG
- a CDS encoding endonuclease V, translating to MLITHEKWPRTAEDAEAEQERLAGRVDVSAPLAPFRYVAGLDVAYAIDSSRVAGAVVVLDADTLAVEDMATAVMDVEFPYVSGLLAFREMPALISALERLSVEPDVLVCDGYGIAHPRRFGLACHLGVLAGKPALGVAKTAFVGRAVEPGIQRGEAADLVHGGEVVGAVLRTQLSTKPVYVSPGHLITVDDATRLALRLATKYRLPETTRLADQLSRRALAGA from the coding sequence GTGCTGATCACGCATGAGAAGTGGCCGCGGACGGCGGAGGACGCCGAGGCGGAGCAGGAGCGGCTGGCCGGGCGGGTGGACGTGTCCGCGCCGCTGGCGCCATTCCGGTACGTCGCGGGGCTGGACGTGGCCTACGCGATCGACTCCTCGCGGGTCGCGGGGGCGGTCGTGGTGCTCGACGCCGACACGCTCGCGGTCGAGGACATGGCGACGGCGGTGATGGACGTCGAGTTCCCGTACGTGTCCGGGCTCTTGGCGTTCCGGGAGATGCCGGCGCTGATCAGCGCGCTGGAGCGGCTGTCGGTCGAACCGGATGTGCTGGTGTGCGACGGGTACGGGATCGCGCATCCGCGGCGGTTCGGGCTGGCGTGCCACCTCGGGGTGCTGGCGGGGAAGCCGGCGTTGGGGGTCGCGAAGACGGCGTTCGTCGGGCGGGCCGTCGAGCCGGGGATCCAGCGCGGTGAGGCCGCGGACCTGGTGCACGGCGGTGAGGTGGTCGGGGCGGTGTTGCGGACGCAGCTCTCGACGAAGCCGGTGTACGTCTCGCCCGGGCATCTGATCACCGTGGACGACGCCACGCGGCTGGCGCTGCGGTTGGCGACCAAGTACCGGCTGCCGGAGACGACGCGGCTGGCTGACCAGCTGTCGCGGCGGGCCCTGGCCGGGGCTTAG
- a CDS encoding TetR family transcriptional regulator, with translation MISSMPPTDRTSAPAATPAPTGLRERKKAQTRAAIQRHALRLFRDSGYSATTMEQIAAAADVSPSTLYRYFPTKEDLILTDDYDPLLAAAFRAQPPELPILQAFRAAVDTAMLQVPADGQAEALERARLSYTIPEVRARAMDHMFTTTDMLADLFAERLNRSPHDLEVRVLAGTVIGALLATHQLWLTDPEADMFAILDSALQILIDGPGHLAPGPPQGA, from the coding sequence GTGATCTCCTCAATGCCGCCGACTGACCGAACCTCGGCCCCGGCCGCGACCCCGGCGCCCACGGGCCTGCGGGAACGCAAGAAGGCGCAGACGCGTGCCGCGATCCAGCGGCACGCGCTCCGCCTCTTCCGCGACTCCGGCTACAGCGCCACCACCATGGAGCAGATCGCCGCCGCGGCCGACGTGTCCCCGAGCACGCTGTACCGCTACTTCCCCACCAAGGAAGACCTGATCCTCACCGACGACTACGACCCGCTGCTCGCCGCGGCCTTCCGCGCCCAGCCCCCGGAACTCCCGATCCTGCAGGCCTTCCGCGCCGCCGTCGACACCGCCATGCTCCAGGTCCCCGCCGACGGCCAGGCCGAGGCCCTGGAACGCGCCCGCCTGAGCTACACCATCCCCGAGGTCCGGGCCCGCGCGATGGACCACATGTTCACCACCACGGACATGCTCGCCGACCTGTTCGCCGAACGCCTGAACCGCTCCCCCCACGACCTGGAGGTCCGCGTCCTGGCCGGCACGGTCATAGGTGCCCTGCTGGCCACCCACCAACTGTGGCTCACGGACCCCGAGGCGGACATGTTCGCCATCCTCGACAGCGCCCTGCAGATCCTGATCGACGGCCCCGGCCACCTCGCCCCGGGCCCGCCGCAAGGAGCCTGA
- a CDS encoding DUF4262 domain-containing protein, whose protein sequence is MDIEPAPCRCLLCKPANPDEAQWDPRDRAIAHNVREHGWHIMGVTGDDTPDWAYSIGMWHTHGGYDICMTGLPVENAMALIAKIAVQVREGRALGAEKRRLNVIEGYEVATRPVHKSWYPAMFGAGLDFFQTPPWPILQAVWPDRQGRFPWEQGADPERRDQQPFLWLDRNEHPDSMWVSSSLTL, encoded by the coding sequence GTGGACATAGAACCGGCCCCATGCCGCTGCCTGCTGTGCAAGCCCGCCAACCCCGACGAGGCACAGTGGGACCCCCGCGACCGCGCGATAGCCCACAACGTGCGCGAACACGGCTGGCACATCATGGGGGTCACCGGCGACGACACCCCGGACTGGGCGTACTCGATCGGCATGTGGCACACCCACGGCGGCTACGACATCTGCATGACCGGCCTGCCGGTCGAGAACGCCATGGCCCTGATCGCCAAGATCGCGGTCCAGGTCCGCGAGGGCCGCGCCCTCGGCGCCGAGAAGCGCCGCCTGAACGTGATCGAAGGCTACGAAGTCGCCACCCGCCCGGTCCACAAGAGCTGGTACCCGGCCATGTTCGGCGCCGGCCTGGACTTCTTCCAGACCCCGCCGTGGCCGATCCTGCAGGCCGTGTGGCCGGACCGCCAGGGCCGCTTCCCCTGGGAGCAGGGCGCGGACCCGGAACGCCGGGACCAGCAGCCCTTCCTGTGGCTGGACCGGAACGAGCACCCGGACAGCATGTGGGTGTCTTCCTCACTGACGCTGTAG